One genomic region from Phragmites australis chromosome 1, lpPhrAust1.1, whole genome shotgun sequence encodes:
- the LOC133918562 gene encoding uncharacterized protein LOC133918562 has translation MEFGADSARWTHPRGQVAEALPPTLSDRGEVASPRFDSSRALRLLRELGTNVTEDLVVLMPNLLSFLKHDDPAVVKQSIASGTNLFAAVLEEMTLQINKCGKLDAWLEMMWDWMKQFKDAVRDVMHEPGPIATKLLAVKFVETWILCFTPEANSDQTTPTEGKNQRFDTSRLSQFHPSLDPVVLEADANRALILLLDILQSAYAHRGSFLLGTINSLTAVVKNRPIYYDRVLPVLLDFDPGLETAMGAHAGSLQYSLRTAFLGFLRSPHQAMIESKDILVRRLRALSPGEAIEQIIRQAEKMSRNIERASRASKDEPPTWEILYGDINRKKPVARSSDVLAMPDGIAKRARFDTSATSNLPVQGYSDYYVMQVDNDANLGHLSDPAILNSDVSPVEKMIEMIGALLAEGERGAESLGILVSTVETDVMADIVIETMKHLLEPPFPLATNNGVQQPIFKSSSGLSTESLPANSDSLLFAAQLTHTADGVSMSPSDAFVMPSVHDAKRDPRRDPRRLDPRGTVSSAATNSIQVKVETNNMHQTDNLPNTPCSNSGKAENYSDYSGDLPKTEDEQHTSSQPNQTIARDKSEPLDVATEPEPTFEVMAPVDVGFQSSDVDEEMVNPLSSEITSVDESDSVDLEVYPFLPVPTASTLEDTGHDLPVIPSHLELSDKEKISMNKVAIRRIIDDYKKNNLNARFSLVAHLIAQSAADDNIMDLIQRHIIFHSNDQKGHELAMHVLYQLQSISVADLPECSTSTSKHYEKFFISLARSLIDLRPASDKSFSKLLCDAPYLPESLFRLLEGLCMSQSDNQQIKDGYGDRVTQGLGTVWSLILGRPSLRHVCLDIALKCAVHSQDEVRGKAVRLVVKKLCDLTYATEKIEQFATESLVGVANEHGVDTDINITSSKECTAEFEVGSQETSVSVSQIPDAGSSESGSPKQSAISVSEAKRHTSLFFALCTKRPSLLQHLFNVYGRSPEVVKQCIHWHIPSLVRNLGSSCSEMLDIIHNPPEGSEHLVTMILQTLTEESNPSANLVAAVKHLYMTKLKDASILIPLLSSFPKEEVLPIFPRLVDLPIVRFQDALARILQGTAHTGPALTPAEVLIAIHDINPEKDKVALKKVTDACTACFEQRTVFTQQVLEKSLNQLVDRVPIPLLFMRTVIQALDAFPALVDFVMGILSRLVNKQIWKMPKLWVGFLKLTFQTQPRSFDVLLQLPPQQLEFTLNKHPNLRTPLSSFVNQCNMQNTLPRQILKVLGFFNEPQQAPMSFVPATLQTTDATSSLPGATLM, from the exons ATGGAATTCGGCGCGGACAGCGCCCGGTGGACGCATCCGCGAGGCCAGGTCGCTGAGGCGTTGCCGCCGACGCTGTCTGACCGCGGCGAGGTCGCCTCACCCCGCTTCGATTCGTCTCGTGCCCTAAG ATTGCTGAGAGAGCTTGGCACAAATGTAACAGAAGATTTGGTTGTGCTGATGCCAAATTTGCTGTCatttttgaagcatgatgaTCCTGCAGTTGTTAAGCAATCTATAGCTAGTGGGACAAATTTATTTGCTGCTGTATTGGAAGAGATGACACTTCAG ATCAACAAGTGTGGAAAACTTGATGCTTGGCTTGAAATGATGTGGGATTGGATGAAGCAGTTCAAAGATGCAGTCCGTGATGTGATGCATGAG CCTGGCCCTATTGCAACTAAACTACTCGCTGTAAAGTTTGTTGAAACATGGATCTTGTGTTTCACGCCTGAAGCTAATAGTGACCAAACAACTCCAACTGAAG GAAAAAACCAGAGATTTGATACTTCACGATTGTCTCAGTTTCATCCTAGCCTTGATCCTGTTGTTCTGGAGGCTGATGCAAACAGAGCTCTCATCCTCCTACTGGATATTCTGCAATCAGCTTATGCTCATCGAGGGTCCTTCCTACTTGGCACCATTAATTC TCTTACAGCAGTTGTGAAGAATCGGCCAATTTACTATGACCGCGTGCTGCCAGTGTTGCTTGATTTTGACCCTGGCTTGGAGACTGCAATGGGTGCCCATGCAGGAAGCCTGCAGTATTCGCTAAGAACAGCTTTTTTGGGGTTTCTACGGAGTCCTCACCAGGCAATGATTGAG TCCAAAGACATATTGGTTAGACGGCTTCGTGCTCTAAGCCCTGGTGAAGCAATAGAGCAAATTATTAGGCAGGCAGAGAAGATGTCTAGAAACATAGAGCGTGCTTCTCGTGCTAGCAAG GATGAGCCTCCAACATGGGAGATACTTTATGGAGATATTAATCGGAAGAAGCCTGTTGCCAGATCAAGTGATGTTCTTGCTATGCCTGATGGCATAGCTAAGAGAGCAAGATTTGACACATCTGCCACTTCAAATCTGCCAGTTCAGGGATACTCTGATTATTATGTTATGCAGGTTGACAATGATGCCAATTTAGGTCATTTGTCTGATCCAGCTATCTTGAATAGTGATGTATCTCCTGTTGAGAAGATGATCGAAATGATTGGCGCTTTACTTGCTGAAGGAGAACGAGGAGCTGAATCCCTTGGTATTCTTGTCTCAACAGTAGAGACAGATGTCATGGCTGACATTGTAATAGAAACAATGAAACATCTACTGGAACCTCCATTTCCTTTAGCAACAAATAACGGTGTTCAGCAACCAATTTTTAAATCTTCCTCCGGTCTCTCAACAGAGAGCCTGCCAGCCAATTCAGACTCGTTGCTGTTCGCTGCACAATTAACACACACAGCAGATGGAGTCAGCATGTCACCATCTGATGCCTTTGTTATGCCTAGTGTTCATGATGCTAAGCGTGACCCGAGAAGG GACCCTCGTCGCCTTGATCCACGGGGGACAGTTTCATCTGCTGCTACAAATTCGATACAGGTGAAGGTGGAAACGAATAATATGCATCAAACGGATAATTTGCCAAATACACCTTGCTCCAATTCTGGGAAGGCTGAAAACTATTCGGATTATTCAGGAGATTTACCTAAAACTGAAGATGAACAGCATACATCTTCTCAGCCCAATCAAACAATTGCCAGAGACAAGTCTGAGCCTCTGGATGTTGCCACCGAACCAGAGCCAACCTTTGAAGTCATGGCACCAGTGGATGTCGGGTTTCAATCTTCTGACGTTGATGAAGAAATGGTCAATCCCTTGTCTTCAGAAATTACTTCAGTTGATGAATCTGATAGTGTAGACCTGGAGGTTTACCCCTTTTTACCAGTTCCCACGGCATCAACACTGGAAGATACTGGTCATGACTTGCCGGTTATTCCATCTCATTTGGAATTAAGCGACAAAGAGAAAATCTCAATGAACAAAGTAGCCATTAGGCGAATAATTGACGATTACAAGAAAAACAATCTTAATGCAAGATTTTCTTTGGTTGCTCATTTGATTGCCCAG AGTGCTGCTGATGATAATATTATGGATTTGATTCAGAGGCACATTATTTTTCACTCTAATGATCAGAAG GGGCACGAACTGGCAATGCATGTGTTGTATCAGCTGCAGAGTATCAGTGTTGCTGATCTGCCAGAATGCTCTACGTCTACTTCTAAACATTATGAGAAGTTCTTTATATCACTT GCGAGGTCCTTGATTGACTTGCGGCCTGCTTCAGACAAGTCTTTTAGCAAACTTCTATGTGATGCACCATATCTGCCAGAGTCTTTGTTTAGATTACTAGAGGGTCTTTGCATGTCACAAAGCGACAACCAACAAATAAAGGACGGGTATGGTGACCGTGTCACCCAAGGCCTTGGAACTGTATGGAGCCTTATCTTGGGGCGGCCTTCACTTCGACATGTTTGCTTGGATATTGCTCTGAAG TGTGCCGTCCACTCTCAAGATGAAGTCAGGGGAAAGGCAGTTAGATTG GTTGTAAAAAAGCTATGTGATCTAACATATGCAACAGAAAAAATCGAGCAGTTCGCCACAGAAAGTCTTGTGGGAGTTGCTAATGAGCATGGTGTGGACACAGATATTAATATAACATCCTCAAAAGAATGTACAGCTGAG TTTGAGGTAGGCAGTCAGGAAACTTCAGTTAGTGTCTCCCAGATTCCAGATGCTGGATCTTCTGAAAGTGGGTCACCGAAACAATCAGCAATATCTGTATCTGAGGCGAAACGCCATACTTCATTGTTCTTTGCACTTTGCACAAAG AGGCCTAGCCTTCTTCAACATCTGTTCAATGTTTATGGAAGGTCTCCAGAAGTTGTCAAGCAG TGTATCCATTGGCATATACCCAGCCTTGTAAGAAATCTGGGGTCCTCATGTTCTGAGATGCTGGACATCATTCATAATCCACCTGAAGGCAGTGAACATCTTGTTACCATG ATACTGCAAACATTGACCGAAGAATCAAATCCTTCAGCCAACCTAGTTGCCGCTGTTAAACATTTATATATGACCAAGCTGAAG GATGCATCTATTCTCATTCCTTTGCTGTCTTCATTTCCAAAGGAAGAG GTATTGCCCATATTTCCGAGGCTAGTTGATCTACCGATTGTCAGATTCCAAGATGCACTTGCTCGGATATTGCAG GGAACAGCTCATACCGGTCCAGCATTAACTCCTGCTGAAGTTCTGATTGCAATTCATGATATTAACCCTGAAAAGGATAAAGTTGCCCTAAAAAAG GTCACAGATGCTTGCACAGCTTGCTTTGAGCAGCGTACGGTATTTACTCAGCAAGTTTTGGAAAAATCACTGAATCAATTG GTTGACAGAGTACCAATTCCTCTTCTTTTTATGAGAACAGTTATTCAAGCGCTTGATGCATTCCCAGCTTTG GTTGATTTTGTCATGGGGATACTCTCCAGGCTCGTCAATAAGCAG ATATGGAAAATGCCAAAGCTGTGGGTTGGGTTCTTAAAATTGACATTCCAGACTCAGCCACGCTCTTTTGATGTCTTATTACAG CTACCTCCACAACAGCTTGAATTTACGTTGAataagcatcccaatcttcgaACACCTCTTTCTTCATTTGTTAATCAGTGCAACATGCAGAACACCTTGCCCAG ACAGATTTTGAAAGTTCTGGGCTTCTTTAACGAACCACAGCAGGCACCAATGTCGTTTGTGCCTGCTACATTACAAACAACAGATGCGACATCCTCTCTTCCTGGTGCAACCCTAATGTGA